A genome region from Panthera leo isolate Ple1 chromosome A2, P.leo_Ple1_pat1.1, whole genome shotgun sequence includes the following:
- the AOC1 gene encoding amiloride-sensitive amine oxidase [copper-containing] gives MQRETLALGWAIATILALQTVAATKCTPRTLHHKARVFEDLSAQELKAVRNFLWSHKELRLEPSRTPTMAKNSVFLIEMLLPKKQHVLKFLDKGGRPPAREARAVIFFGAQEHPNITEFAVGPLPWPYYMRELPPKPGHQATWASRPISSAEYALLGHALKEATKPLHQFFLDTTGFSYQDCHSRCLTFTDVAPRGLASGERRSWFILQLFVEGYFLHPTGLELLLDHRSTNAQNWTVERVWYNGKFYRSPEELARKYEDGEVDVVVLEDPSPKGKSEKSTEEPPLFSSYKPRGDFPTPINVTGPRLVQPQGPRYRLEGNTVLYGGWSFSFRLRSSSGLQVLNVHFGCERVAYEVSVQEAVALYGGHTPAGMQTKYIDVGWGLGSVTHELAPGIDCPDTATFLDALHYYDADDPVRYPRALCVFEMPTGVPLRRHFNSNFSGGFNFYAGLQGQVLVLRTTSTVYNYDYIWDFIFYPNGVMEAKMHATGYVHATFYTPEGLRHGTRLHTHLLGNMHTHLVHYRVDLDVAGTKNSFQTLQMKLENITNPWSPRHQLVQPTLEQTSYHRERQAAFRFRQPLPKYLLFASPRENRWGHKRSYRLQIHSMADQVLPLGWQEEQAITWARYPLAVTKYRESEVCSSSIYNQNDPWDPPVVFEEFLKNNENIENEDLVAWVTVGFLHIPHSEDIPNTATPGNSVGFLLRPFNFFDEDPSLASRDPVIVWPRDGGPNYVQRWIPEEEGDCLMPDPFSYNGTYRPV, from the exons ATGCAGCGAGAGACCCTGGCCCTTGGCTGGGCCATTGCCACCATCCTGGCGCTGCAGACAGTGGCCGCAACCAAGTGCACCCCACGGACCCTGCACCACAAGGCCAGGGTGTTCGAGGACCTGAGTGCCCAAGAGCTGAAGGCCGTGCGCAACTTCCTCTGGTCCCATAAGGAGCTGAGGCTGGAGCCTTCCCGAACACCGACCATGGCCAAGAACTCCGTGTTCCTCATTGAGATGCTGCTGCCCAAGAAGCAACACGTACTGAAATTTCTGGATAAAGGTGGAAGGCCTCCCGCGCGGGAGGCACGTGCCGTCATCTTCTTCGGAGCCCAGGAGCACCCCAACATCACCGAGTTCGCTGTGGGGCCCCTGCCATGGCCCTACTACATGAGAGAGCTGCCCCCCAAGCCTGGGCACCAGGCCACCTGGGCCTCCAGGCCCATCTCCTCGGCGGAGTATGCCCTCCTGGGCCACGCCCTGAAAGAGGCCACGAAGCCCCTGCACCAGTTTTTCCTCGATACCACAGGCTTCTCCTACCAAGATTGTCACTCCCGATGCCTGACTTTCACAGACGTGGCGCCTCGGGGCTTGGCCTCCGGCGAGCGCCGCTCTTGGTTTATCTTGCAGCTCTTTGTAGAAGGCTACTTCTTGCACCCCACTGGGCTGGAGCTCCTCCTGGATCACAGAAGCACCAACGCCCAAAACTGGACGGTGGAGCGGGTCTGGTACAATGGGAAGTTCTACCGGAGCCCGGAAGAGCTGGCGCGGAAGTACGAGGACGGAGAGGTAGACGTGGTGGTTCTGGAGGACCCATCGCCCAAGGGCAAGAGTGAAAAGAGCACGGAGGAAccacccctcttctcctcctACAAGCCACGTGGggacttccccacccccatcaatgtGACTGGCCCCCGCCTGGTCCAGCCCCAAGGTCCCCGCTACCGGCTGGAGGGCAACACCGTGCTCTACGGCGGCTGGAGCTTCTCCTTCAGGCTGCGTTCCTCCTCGGGGCTACAGGTCCTGAACGTGCACTTCGGGTGCGAGCGCGTAGCCTACGAGGTGAGCGTGCAGGAGGCGGTGGCGCTGTATGGAGGACACACGCCTGCGGGCATGCAGACCAAGTACATCGACgtgggctggggcctgggcagcGTCACTCATGAGTTAGCCCCTGGCATTGACTGCCCGGACACAGCCACCTTCCTAGATGCCCTCCACTACTACGATGCCGATGACCCCGTGCGCTACCCCCGAGCCCTCTGTGTCTTTGAGATGCCCACGGGAGTGCCCCTCAGGCGACACTTTAATTCCAACTTCAGCGGCGGCTTCAACTTCTATGCAGGCCTGCAGGGCCAGGTGCTGGTGCTACGAACAACGTCAACAGTCTACAACTATGACTACATCTGGGACTTCATCTTCTACCCCAACGGGGTGATGGAGGCCAAGATGCATGCCACCGGCTACGTCCACGCCACCTTCTATACCCCGGAGGGGCTGCGCCATGGGACCCGCTTGCACACACACCTGCTTGGCAACATGCACACTCACTTAGTGCATTACCGCGTCGACCTGGATGTGGCAG GCACCAAAAATAGCTTCCAGACCCTGCAGATGAAGCTAGAAAATATCACCAATCCCTGGAGCCCCAGACACCAGCTGGTGCAGCCGACCCTGGAGCAGACAAGTTACCACCGGGAGCGCCAGGCGGCCTTTCGCTTCAGACAGCCTCTGCCCAAGTACCTGCTCTTTGCCAGTCCCAGGGAGAACCGCTGGGGCCATAAGCGCAGCTACCGACTTCAGATCCACTCCATGGCCGACCAGGTGCTGCCCCTGGGTTGGCAGGAGGAGCAGGCTATCACCTGGGCCAG GTACCCCCTGGCCGTGACCAAGTACCGGGAATCAGAAGTGTGCAGCAGCAGCATCTATAACCAGAATGACCCCTGGGACCCACCTGTGGTCTTTGAggagtttcttaaaaacaatgagaACATCGAAAATGAG GACTTGGTGGCCTGGGTCACAGTGGGCTTCCTGCACATCCCCCACTCAGAGGACATCCCTAACACTGCCACACCGGGGAACTCCGTGGGCTTCCTGCTCCGGCCTTTCAACTTCTTCGATGAGGACCCATCCCTGGCGTCCAGAGACCCTGTGATCGTGTGGCCGCGGGACGGTGGCCCCAACTACGTCCAGCGCTGGATccctgaggaggagggggacTGCTTAATGCCTGACCCTTTTAGTTATAATGGGACTTACAGGCCTGTGTGA